A portion of the Pseudomonas sp. GR 6-02 genome contains these proteins:
- a CDS encoding lysophospholipid acyltransferase family protein, with the protein MSILQAIRTFLFYLLLGTSSLLWCTLSFFIAPFLPFKARYRFINVYWCRCALWLSKVFLGIRYEVKGAENVPEQPCVIQSNHQSTWETFFLSAYFEPLSQVLKRELLYVPFFGWAMAMLRPIAIDRDNPKAALKHVAKKGDELLKDNVWVLIFPEGTRVPYGTIGKFSRGGTALAVNASLPVLPIAHNAGKFWPKTGWAKKQGVITVIIGAPMYAEGSGPRAIADLNDRVQAWNEQMQREMGSLPAAPAAPSATDQVTV; encoded by the coding sequence ATGTCGATACTGCAGGCCATCAGAACTTTCCTCTTTTACCTGCTGCTGGGCACCAGTTCGTTGCTCTGGTGCACCCTGAGCTTTTTTATCGCGCCGTTTCTGCCGTTCAAGGCGCGTTATCGCTTTATCAACGTGTATTGGTGCCGCTGCGCCTTGTGGCTGAGCAAAGTCTTTCTGGGTATTCGCTACGAAGTGAAGGGCGCCGAGAATGTGCCTGAACAGCCCTGCGTGATTCAGTCCAACCACCAGAGCACCTGGGAGACGTTCTTTCTCTCGGCCTACTTCGAACCGTTGAGCCAGGTGCTCAAGCGCGAACTGCTCTACGTGCCGTTCTTCGGCTGGGCCATGGCCATGCTGCGGCCGATCGCCATCGACCGCGACAACCCGAAAGCCGCGCTCAAGCATGTAGCGAAGAAGGGCGATGAACTGCTCAAGGACAATGTCTGGGTGCTGATTTTCCCGGAGGGGACTCGCGTTCCCTACGGCACCATCGGCAAGTTCTCCCGAGGCGGCACCGCGTTGGCCGTCAATGCGTCATTGCCCGTGCTGCCAATTGCACACAATGCCGGCAAGTTCTGGCCAAAAACCGGTTGGGCCAAAAAGCAGGGAGTGATCACCGTGATCATCGGCGCCCCGATGTACGCCGAGGGTAGCGGGCCACGGGCCATCGCCGACCTGAATGACCGGGTGCAGGCCTGGAACGAACAGATGCAGCGCGAAATGGGTTCGCTGCCAGCAGCCCCGGCAGCACCGAGTGCGACCGACCAAGTGACTGTCTGA
- a CDS encoding CHASE2 domain-containing protein: MKGRPRKDGREPTQAQRLFRRMVREWLWVSLILLPLTAVLSMTHGLVLSNLLYDNLRRLSPLPVDPRILIVTIDDYSLQQLGKWPWSRAMHAQLLDRLGAANAKGILFDVIFSEPDSHPGNDQLLAQAACRAGNVFVPLLREGVARYGQPLGEIEPVAPLSHCVKGIGHINAQADADGIVRSVYLSEGPAQQTRAQLAWLLYEQTLTDKENVPMPGTPALPSTQGWQRAHKIRIPFIRSDAGFPSVPYVSVLRGEVPPELLRDRLILIGSTAPGLGDRYVTPQSASMGTTPGIEIQANILNGLLQQRNIVALDERLAALLSVVIVGELLGLMLVRPRRALWLTLGAMAVALLGSSLLLRLGWWWSPAASLLGMLLGYLIWNWRRLNAVLAYFGWELARLDSEPKVFPERRRTQAPAGDVLQGQIVALEQAMSRTRDTRRFIADGLEYLPVATLISDPNGRILLANRKAREIFSSSLVGEEMLEQLSELGYPVPSDGTLPALSTLELLEFRDTQARSLRLDLAPLLPAEGDSVIGWLLSLTDLSVERDAEEQRAVLLRFLSHDLRAPHSAILALLDVQRHQMSGDTQVFSQIELQVRKALNLTEAFVQLAKAESEAYQFQPSMFAMLLLDTFDQASSIAHLKNIQLLHDLDEDAEALVLADQSLLTRALFNLLENAIKYSPAGSRITVRVSCTEGWLTCEIVDQGRGIAVEELPELFSQYRRFASAHGSDGLGLGLSMVKAVVDRHGGRISCHSVVGQGTTFSVQLPLLSE, encoded by the coding sequence ATGAAGGGCCGCCCAAGGAAGGACGGCCGCGAGCCGACCCAGGCTCAGCGGCTGTTTCGGCGGATGGTCCGCGAGTGGCTGTGGGTCAGTCTGATCCTGTTGCCGCTGACGGCAGTGCTGTCCATGACCCATGGCCTGGTCTTGAGCAATCTGCTGTACGACAACCTGCGTCGGCTGAGCCCGCTGCCGGTGGACCCACGAATACTCATCGTCACGATCGATGACTACAGCTTGCAGCAGCTAGGCAAATGGCCTTGGTCGCGGGCCATGCACGCGCAGTTGCTTGATCGGCTAGGCGCTGCGAACGCCAAAGGCATTCTGTTCGACGTGATTTTCAGCGAGCCCGATAGCCATCCCGGCAACGATCAGCTTCTGGCCCAGGCGGCCTGCCGTGCCGGAAATGTCTTCGTGCCGTTGCTGCGTGAAGGCGTGGCGCGTTATGGACAGCCTTTGGGGGAAATTGAACCGGTGGCGCCACTGAGCCATTGCGTCAAAGGCATCGGGCACATCAATGCCCAAGCGGATGCCGACGGGATCGTGCGCAGTGTGTATTTAAGCGAAGGACCGGCACAACAAACACGCGCGCAACTGGCCTGGCTGCTGTACGAACAGACCCTTACCGACAAGGAGAATGTACCGATGCCCGGGACCCCGGCCCTGCCGTCGACGCAAGGCTGGCAGCGAGCCCACAAAATACGGATTCCTTTCATCCGTTCCGATGCGGGTTTTCCCAGTGTGCCCTACGTCAGCGTCTTGCGCGGTGAAGTCCCGCCCGAATTGCTGCGCGATCGCTTGATCCTGATCGGCTCCACCGCTCCAGGTTTGGGGGACCGTTACGTGACACCGCAATCGGCGAGCATGGGCACCACCCCGGGCATCGAAATTCAGGCAAATATCCTCAATGGGTTGCTGCAACAGCGCAACATTGTGGCTCTCGATGAACGTTTGGCGGCGTTGTTATCGGTGGTGATTGTCGGTGAGTTGCTGGGCCTTATGTTGGTGCGTCCGCGTCGCGCGTTATGGCTGACCCTGGGGGCAATGGCGGTCGCGCTGCTGGGTTCGAGCCTGCTGTTGCGTCTTGGTTGGTGGTGGTCACCGGCCGCGAGTCTGCTGGGTATGCTGTTGGGTTACCTGATCTGGAATTGGCGAAGGCTGAATGCGGTGCTCGCCTATTTCGGCTGGGAACTGGCGCGTCTGGACAGCGAGCCGAAAGTGTTTCCCGAACGCCGTCGGACCCAGGCCCCGGCTGGCGATGTGCTGCAAGGGCAAATCGTCGCGCTGGAACAGGCCATGAGCCGGACACGTGACACCCGGCGTTTCATTGCCGATGGCCTTGAGTACTTGCCGGTGGCGACGCTGATCAGCGATCCGAATGGGCGCATTCTGTTGGCCAACCGTAAGGCTCGGGAGATATTTTCCAGCAGCCTGGTGGGCGAGGAGATGCTCGAGCAACTGAGCGAGTTGGGTTACCCGGTGCCGTCCGATGGAACGCTGCCGGCGTTGTCGACCCTGGAGCTGCTGGAGTTTCGTGACACTCAGGCACGCAGCCTGCGTCTGGACCTGGCGCCGCTGTTGCCGGCCGAGGGCGACTCGGTGATTGGCTGGTTACTGAGCCTCACTGACTTGAGCGTCGAACGGGACGCCGAGGAGCAGCGGGCTGTGTTGCTGCGTTTTCTGTCTCATGACCTGAGGGCCCCCCACTCGGCGATTCTGGCTTTGCTCGACGTTCAGCGGCATCAGATGTCTGGCGACACTCAAGTGTTCAGTCAGATCGAGTTACAAGTGCGCAAGGCGCTGAACCTGACCGAGGCCTTTGTGCAGTTGGCAAAGGCTGAATCCGAGGCCTATCAGTTTCAGCCGAGCATGTTCGCGATGTTGCTGCTCGATACTTTCGACCAGGCCTCGAGCATCGCTCATCTGAAGAACATTCAGTTGCTGCATGACCTCGACGAAGATGCTGAAGCGCTGGTCCTGGCCGATCAGTCGTTACTGACACGGGCACTGTTCAACCTGCTGGAAAACGCCATCAAGTACAGTCCGGCGGGTTCGCGGATCACCGTGCGGGTGAGTTGTACCGAGGGTTGGTTAACGTGCGAGATCGTCGACCAGGGCCGAGGGATTGCCGTCGAAGAGCTTCCCGAGCTGTTCAGTCAGTATCGACGCTTTGCATCGGCTCACGGCAGTGACGGCCTGGGGTTGGGGTTGTCCATGGTCAAGGCGGTGGTGGATCGTCACGGCGGGCGGATTTCCTGTCATAGCGTGGTAGGACAAGGCACGACGTTCAGTGTCCAGCTACCCCTTTTGAGCGAGTGA
- a CDS encoding response regulator transcription factor translates to MRVAILDDEPAELRRVEQTLRQIPVTGEQTWTLHSFERGEDLLRQLRRETFDLLILDWQLPDISGLSLLRWTREHMDSPPAAIMLTSRDTESDIVQALNAGADDYVSKPFRPNELMARVSAVLRRHGLQRAAATEILTFNDLEFDDAELTVTRASTPISLTEREYRLARCLFANLGRPLSREYLYERFWTHEEIVSSRPLDTHIYRLRNKLGLTADRGWQLLTIYGYGYRLESVATASE, encoded by the coding sequence ATGCGTGTCGCAATACTGGATGACGAACCCGCCGAACTCCGCCGGGTGGAACAGACACTGCGACAGATCCCCGTCACGGGGGAGCAGACGTGGACGTTGCACAGTTTCGAGCGGGGAGAGGACCTGTTACGGCAACTTCGCCGGGAAACTTTCGATCTGCTGATCCTCGACTGGCAATTGCCCGACATCAGCGGTCTGTCGTTGTTGCGCTGGACCCGGGAACACATGGACTCACCACCGGCCGCGATCATGCTCACCAGTCGCGATACCGAAAGCGATATCGTCCAGGCCTTGAACGCCGGAGCCGACGATTACGTGAGCAAACCGTTTCGTCCTAATGAGCTGATGGCTCGGGTGAGCGCCGTACTTCGTCGGCATGGACTGCAACGCGCGGCAGCCACCGAAATACTCACATTCAATGACCTCGAATTCGACGACGCCGAACTCACTGTCACCCGTGCCTCCACCCCCATCAGCCTGACCGAACGGGAATACCGTCTCGCCCGCTGCCTGTTCGCCAATCTGGGCCGACCTTTGTCCCGTGAATACTTGTATGAGCGCTTTTGGACCCATGAAGAAATCGTGTCCTCCCGGCCTCTGGATACTCATATTTATCGCCTGCGCAACAAGCTGGGTCTGACGGCTGATCGCGGTTGGCAACTGCTGACGATTTACGGGTATGGGTATCGGCTTGAGAGCGTAGCCACCGCTAGCGAATGA
- the tag gene encoding DNA-3-methyladenine glycosylase I, giving the protein MPRCFWCTEDPLYMAYHDQEWGTPLRDAQGLFELLLLEGFQAGLSWITVLRKRERYREVLFGFDVQRVAQMSDAEIDELMLDPGIIRNRLKLNAARRNAQAWLELEDPVAFLWSFVGGTPVINHFKDRGEVPAVTPAAIEMSKGLKKAGFTFVGPTICYALMQASGMVMDHTLDCDRYATLTNGG; this is encoded by the coding sequence ATGCCACGCTGCTTTTGGTGTACCGAAGATCCGCTGTACATGGCTTATCACGATCAGGAGTGGGGCACGCCGCTACGCGATGCGCAGGGATTGTTCGAGTTGCTTTTGCTCGAAGGGTTCCAGGCCGGGCTTTCCTGGATCACTGTATTGCGCAAGCGAGAGCGTTATCGCGAGGTGCTGTTCGGCTTCGACGTGCAGCGCGTGGCGCAGATGAGCGATGCGGAAATCGATGAATTGATGCTCGATCCGGGGATCATCCGCAATCGTCTCAAACTCAACGCAGCCCGGCGCAATGCCCAGGCCTGGCTGGAGCTGGAAGACCCGGTGGCGTTTCTCTGGTCGTTCGTCGGCGGCACGCCGGTGATCAATCATTTCAAGGATCGCGGTGAAGTGCCGGCGGTGACACCGGCCGCCATCGAGATGAGTAAAGGCCTGAAAAAAGCCGGCTTCACGTTCGTCGGCCCGACCATTTGTTACGCGCTGATGCAGGCTTCAGGCATGGTCATGGACCACACCCTGGATTGCGATCGCTACGCCACGTTGACGAACGGCGGTTAG
- the glyS gene encoding glycine--tRNA ligase subunit beta codes for MSAQDFLVELGTEELPPKALNTLAEAFLAGIDKGLQAAGLNYESKTVYAAPRRLAVLITALATQQPDRSINLDGPPRQAAFDAEGNPTQAALGFAKKCGVELSEIDQSGPKLRYSQSIAGKPTASLMPTIVEDSLNDLPIPKRMRWGARKEEFVRPTQWLVMLLGDHVIDCTILAQKAGRDSRGHRFHHPESVRITSPANYLNDLRAAYVLADANERRELISKRTNELATMQEGTAIVPQALLDEVTALVEWPVPLVCSFEERFLDVPQEALITTMQDNQKYFCLLDADGKLLPRFITVANIESKDPQQIIAGNEKVVRPRLTDAEFFFKQDKKQKLEEFNLRLQNVVFQEKLGSVYDKAERVSKLAAYIAARIGGNASWAARAGLLSKCDLATEMVGEFPEMQGVAGYYYALNDGEPEDVALALNEQYMPRGAGAELPTTLTGAAVAIADKLDTLVGIFGIGMLPTGSKDPYALRRAALGVLRILIDKKLDLDLNDAVAFAVNAFGAKVKAAGLNDAVLEFIFDRLRARYEDEGVDVATYLSVRALKPGSALDFDQRVQAVEAFRKLPEAAALAAVNKRVSNLLSKVEGSVPTVVEAKYFDNANEFSLYSAIQQADQAVQPMAAARQYSESLARLAALREPVDAFFEAVMVNAEDAKVRANRYALLARLRGLFLGVADISLLG; via the coding sequence ATGAGTGCTCAAGATTTTCTGGTTGAACTGGGCACCGAAGAACTGCCACCCAAAGCGCTGAACACCCTGGCCGAGGCATTCCTGGCCGGTATCGACAAAGGCCTGCAAGCCGCGGGCCTGAACTACGAGAGCAAAACCGTCTACGCCGCGCCGCGTCGTCTGGCCGTGCTGATTACCGCGCTGGCGACCCAGCAGCCGGATCGCAGCATCAACCTCGACGGCCCGCCACGTCAGGCTGCGTTCGATGCCGAAGGCAACCCGACTCAAGCAGCCCTGGGCTTCGCCAAGAAGTGCGGCGTCGAGCTGAGCGAAATCGATCAGAGCGGCCCGAAGCTGCGCTACAGCCAAAGCATCGCCGGCAAGCCGACCGCGAGCCTGATGCCGACCATCGTCGAAGATTCCCTGAACGACCTGCCGATCCCCAAGCGCATGCGCTGGGGTGCTCGCAAGGAAGAATTCGTTCGTCCGACCCAATGGTTGGTGATGCTGCTCGGTGACCACGTCATCGACTGCACCATCCTCGCCCAGAAGGCCGGCCGCGATTCCCGTGGTCACCGCTTCCACCACCCTGAAAGCGTGCGCATCACCTCGCCGGCCAACTACCTGAACGATCTGCGTGCTGCTTATGTACTGGCCGATGCCAACGAGCGTCGCGAGCTGATCAGCAAGCGCACCAATGAACTGGCGACCATGCAGGAAGGTACGGCGATCGTTCCGCAAGCCCTGCTCGACGAAGTGACCGCGCTGGTTGAATGGCCGGTGCCACTGGTGTGCTCGTTCGAAGAACGTTTCCTCGACGTGCCGCAAGAAGCGCTGATCACCACCATGCAGGACAATCAGAAGTACTTCTGCCTGCTGGATGCCGACGGTAAGTTGCTGCCTCGTTTCATTACCGTGGCCAACATCGAAAGCAAGGATCCACAGCAGATCATCGCCGGTAACGAGAAAGTGGTTCGCCCACGCCTGACCGACGCCGAGTTCTTCTTCAAGCAAGACAAGAAGCAAAAACTCGAAGAATTCAATCTGCGTCTGCAGAACGTGGTGTTCCAGGAAAAACTCGGCAGTGTCTACGACAAGGCCGAGCGCGTGTCGAAACTGGCGGCCTACATTGCCGCTCGCATCGGCGGTAACGCTTCCTGGGCGGCGCGTGCCGGCCTGCTGTCCAAGTGCGACCTGGCGACCGAAATGGTCGGTGAGTTCCCGGAGATGCAAGGTGTCGCCGGTTACTACTACGCCCTCAACGACGGCGAGCCGGAAGACGTCGCCCTGGCGCTGAACGAGCAGTACATGCCGCGCGGTGCCGGCGCTGAACTGCCTACCACCCTGACCGGTGCGGCCGTGGCCATTGCCGACAAGCTCGACACCCTGGTGGGCATTTTCGGTATCGGCATGCTGCCGACCGGCAGCAAAGACCCGTATGCCCTGCGCCGCGCCGCGCTGGGTGTGTTGCGGATCCTGATCGACAAGAAGCTCGACCTCGACCTGAACGACGCCGTGGCCTTCGCCGTGAATGCGTTCGGTGCCAAGGTCAAGGCTGCCGGCCTTAATGATGCCGTGCTGGAGTTCATCTTCGACCGTCTGCGTGCCCGTTACGAAGACGAAGGCGTGGACGTCGCGACCTACCTGTCGGTACGTGCCCTGAAGCCGGGTTCGGCCCTGGACTTCGACCAGCGTGTACAAGCGGTAGAAGCGTTCCGCAAATTGCCGGAAGCCGCTGCCCTGGCCGCCGTGAACAAGCGCGTGTCGAACCTGCTGAGCAAAGTCGAAGGCTCCGTGCCGACGGTCGTTGAAGCCAAGTACTTCGACAACGCCAACGAGTTCTCGCTGTATTCGGCGATCCAGCAGGCAGACCAGGCTGTGCAGCCAATGGCCGCTGCCCGTCAGTACAGCGAATCGCTGGCGCGTCTGGCCGCATTGCGCGAACCAGTGGATGCGTTCTTCGAGGCCGTGATGGTCAACGCCGAAGACGCCAAGGTGCGAGCCAACCGCTATGCGCTGCTGGCGCGTCTGCGTGGGTTGTTCCTCGGCGTCGCCGACATTTCGTTGCTGGGCTGA
- the gmhB gene encoding D-glycero-beta-D-manno-heptose 1,7-bisphosphate 7-phosphatase — protein MLLKLLILDRDGVINYDSDAYIKSVEEWIPLPGSIEAIAQLSKAGWTVAVATNQSGIARGYYDIATLETMHARLRELVAEQGGEVGLIVYCPHGPDDGCDCRKPKPGMLKTIAAHYNVSLTNLWFVGDTLGDLEAAKAVDCQPVLVKTGKGEKTQGKTLPAGTLIFDDLAAIAAELIHN, from the coding sequence CTGCTGTTGAAACTGCTGATTCTCGATCGGGACGGGGTGATCAATTACGACTCCGACGCGTACATCAAGTCGGTGGAGGAGTGGATTCCACTCCCCGGTTCGATCGAAGCGATCGCGCAGTTGAGCAAGGCCGGCTGGACGGTGGCGGTCGCCACCAACCAGTCGGGCATCGCTCGCGGCTATTACGACATCGCCACCCTGGAGACCATGCACGCTCGCTTGCGCGAGTTGGTGGCAGAGCAGGGCGGCGAAGTCGGTCTGATCGTCTATTGCCCGCACGGGCCAGACGATGGCTGCGATTGCCGCAAGCCAAAACCCGGGATGTTGAAAACCATCGCCGCGCATTACAACGTTTCGCTGACGAATCTATGGTTCGTCGGCGATACTCTCGGTGACCTAGAGGCCGCCAAAGCCGTCGACTGTCAGCCAGTTTTGGTAAAGACCGGGAAAGGCGAAAAGACTCAGGGCAAGACCCTACCGGCAGGCACCTTGATTTTTGACGATCTGGCGGCGATTGCCGCAGAACTTATCCACAACTAA
- a CDS encoding FecR family protein has protein sequence MTLLLPRRSGVCLLLVAGLMELFTQSASAAAASAKRLPYIDDNQQCRGQPLPATVEHLTGEAWKLDAKGKQTPLQEGMPIDEREGIKTSPSAFVSLSLGDGSRVVLPSSSQITLHLNEEHSIPQVILEQGQVESYVIKRASDHDRFQIVTPVGVLGVRGTHFRVRNDDGGQALLEVLNGQVAVNRDEELSRPRSARSTAKRTQGPEDDEVQVMARQGLRIQKQGTLTPIDLLPAPRLLGQAGQTGNVPVWQLIMKPIEGATRYRAQVATDANFLDIKQEQFSSTPEVKFSGLKALFYHVRLSAYDAQGLEGETGVYDIFYYPRTTRVQ, from the coding sequence ATGACCTTATTGCTCCCACGCCGTTCTGGCGTTTGTCTTTTACTGGTTGCCGGGTTGATGGAATTGTTCACCCAGAGTGCATCGGCGGCTGCCGCCTCGGCAAAACGTCTGCCTTATATCGATGATAATCAACAATGTCGCGGCCAACCGCTGCCCGCGACTGTCGAACATCTGACTGGCGAAGCCTGGAAGCTGGATGCCAAAGGTAAACAGACGCCACTGCAGGAAGGCATGCCGATCGACGAGCGGGAAGGCATCAAGACCTCGCCCTCGGCGTTTGTCAGCCTTTCCCTGGGTGATGGCTCGCGGGTAGTGCTGCCTTCCAGCTCCCAGATCACGCTACACCTCAATGAAGAACATTCGATCCCTCAGGTTATCCTCGAGCAGGGTCAGGTCGAGTCGTATGTGATCAAGCGTGCCAGCGACCATGATCGTTTTCAGATCGTCACGCCGGTCGGTGTACTGGGCGTACGGGGTACGCACTTCCGGGTGCGCAACGATGATGGTGGCCAGGCATTACTGGAAGTGCTGAATGGGCAAGTGGCGGTCAATCGTGATGAGGAACTGTCGCGCCCCCGCTCTGCCCGCTCCACTGCCAAACGGACTCAGGGCCCTGAGGATGATGAAGTCCAGGTCATGGCCCGTCAGGGCTTGCGTATTCAGAAACAAGGCACGTTGACGCCAATCGACTTGTTACCTGCCCCACGTTTGTTGGGGCAGGCCGGTCAAACGGGTAATGTGCCTGTCTGGCAATTGATCATGAAGCCCATCGAAGGCGCCACGCGTTATCGGGCGCAAGTGGCCACCGACGCGAACTTTCTGGACATCAAGCAAGAGCAGTTTTCCAGCACGCCCGAGGTCAAATTCAGCGGGCTGAAAGCGTTGTTCTACCATGTTCGCCTGTCGGCGTATGACGCTCAGGGGTTAGAAGGAGAGACCGGGGTGTATGACATTTTCTATTACCCCAGGACCACGCGTGTCCAATAG
- a CDS encoding tetratricopeptide repeat protein has product MIESLEKMLAKGVDNSLLRFGLGKGYLDLGENAKAAEHFQRCVEFDPKYSAAWKLLGKAHLALADYAAARQAWEQGLEAARAHGDKQAEKEMTVFLKKLERQAH; this is encoded by the coding sequence ATGATCGAATCCCTGGAAAAAATGCTCGCCAAGGGTGTGGATAACTCATTGCTGCGCTTCGGCCTGGGCAAGGGTTATCTGGATCTTGGGGAAAACGCCAAGGCCGCAGAGCATTTCCAGCGCTGCGTCGAGTTCGATCCGAAGTATTCGGCAGCCTGGAAGCTCTTGGGCAAGGCCCATCTGGCGCTGGCGGATTATGCGGCGGCGCGACAGGCTTGGGAGCAGGGTCTGGAAGCTGCCCGCGCCCATGGCGACAAGCAGGCGGAGAAGGAGATGACGGTGTTTCTGAAAAAGCTTGAGCGACAGGCGCACTGA
- the glyQ gene encoding glycine--tRNA ligase subunit alpha: protein MSQPTPAVRTFQDLILALQQYWAEQGCVVLQPYDMEVGAGTFHTATFLRAIGPETWNAAYVQPSRRPTDGRYGENPNRLQHYYQFQVVLKPNPDNFQELYLGSLKHVGLDPLVHDIRFVEDNWESPTLGAWGLGWEVWLNGMEVTQFTYFQQAGGIECYPVTGEITYGLERLAMYLQGVDSVYDLVWADGPFGKVTYGDVFHQNEVEQSTYNFEHANVEKLFELFDFYESEAKRLIELDQPLPLPSYEMVLKASHTFNLLDARRAISVTARQQYILRVRTLARSVAQAYLLARAKLGFPMATPDLRDEVLAKLEAAQ from the coding sequence GTGAGCCAGCCTACGCCAGCCGTGCGTACCTTCCAAGACTTGATCCTCGCCCTCCAGCAATACTGGGCCGAGCAAGGTTGTGTGGTACTTCAGCCCTACGATATGGAAGTAGGCGCCGGCACTTTCCACACTGCCACGTTCCTGCGCGCCATTGGCCCGGAAACCTGGAACGCCGCTTATGTGCAGCCCAGTCGTCGCCCGACTGACGGCCGCTACGGTGAAAACCCGAACCGTCTGCAGCACTACTATCAGTTCCAGGTAGTGCTGAAGCCGAACCCGGACAACTTCCAGGAACTGTACCTGGGCTCCCTCAAGCACGTGGGTCTGGACCCGCTGGTGCATGACATCCGTTTCGTCGAAGACAACTGGGAGTCGCCAACGCTGGGCGCCTGGGGTCTGGGCTGGGAAGTCTGGCTCAACGGCATGGAAGTGACTCAGTTCACTTACTTCCAGCAAGCGGGCGGCATCGAGTGCTACCCGGTGACGGGCGAGATCACTTACGGTCTGGAGCGTCTGGCCATGTACCTGCAAGGCGTGGACTCGGTCTACGACCTGGTCTGGGCTGACGGTCCGTTCGGCAAGGTGACCTACGGCGACGTGTTCCACCAGAACGAAGTGGAGCAGTCGACCTACAACTTCGAACACGCCAACGTCGAGAAGCTGTTCGAACTGTTCGACTTCTATGAAAGCGAAGCCAAGCGCCTGATCGAACTCGACCAGCCGCTGCCGTTGCCAAGCTACGAAATGGTGTTGAAGGCTTCCCACACCTTCAACCTGCTGGATGCGCGCCGGGCGATCTCGGTGACCGCGCGTCAGCAATACATTCTGCGTGTACGCACCCTGGCGCGTTCCGTCGCGCAAGCCTATCTGCTGGCTCGCGCCAAGCTCGGCTTCCCGATGGCGACCCCGGACCTGCGTGATGAAGTACTGGCCAAGCTGGAGGCTGCACAATGA
- a CDS encoding lysophospholipid acyltransferase, with product MDKFKGALLVGALRLFALLPWRAVQAVGSAIGWIMWKTPNRSRDVVRINLAKCFPQMDPAERERLVGQSLKDIGKSLTESACAWIWPAQRSIELVREVEGLDVLKEALASGKGVVGITSHLGNWEVLNHFYCSQCKPIIFYRPPKLKAVDELLRKQRVQLGNRVAASTKEGILSVIKEVRKGGAVGIPADPEPAESAGIFVPFFATQALTSKFVPNMLAGGKAVGVFLHALRLPDGSGYKVILEAAPEAMYSTDTETSCAAMSQVVERYVRAYPSQYMWSMKRFKKRPPGEARWY from the coding sequence GTGGATAAGTTTAAAGGCGCCTTGCTGGTAGGCGCTCTGCGGCTGTTTGCCCTACTGCCATGGCGGGCAGTGCAGGCGGTGGGTTCGGCGATTGGCTGGATCATGTGGAAAACCCCCAACCGTTCCCGCGACGTGGTGCGGATCAACCTCGCCAAGTGCTTTCCGCAGATGGACCCGGCCGAGCGTGAGCGTCTGGTGGGTCAAAGCCTGAAAGACATCGGCAAGTCTCTGACTGAAAGCGCCTGCGCGTGGATCTGGCCGGCCCAGCGTTCCATTGAACTGGTGCGCGAAGTCGAAGGCCTCGACGTTTTGAAAGAGGCGTTGGCGTCCGGTAAAGGCGTGGTTGGCATCACCAGCCATTTGGGCAACTGGGAAGTGTTGAACCACTTCTATTGCAGCCAGTGCAAACCGATCATTTTCTACCGTCCGCCAAAACTGAAGGCGGTGGATGAGTTGCTGCGCAAGCAGCGGGTGCAATTGGGTAACCGGGTGGCGGCTTCCACCAAGGAAGGCATCCTCAGCGTGATCAAGGAAGTGCGCAAGGGGGGCGCGGTAGGCATTCCGGCTGACCCGGAACCGGCCGAATCCGCCGGGATCTTCGTGCCGTTCTTCGCCACTCAGGCCCTGACCAGCAAATTCGTGCCGAACATGCTCGCCGGTGGCAAAGCGGTCGGCGTGTTCCTGCATGCCCTGCGGCTGCCGGACGGTTCGGGTTACAAAGTGATTCTCGAAGCCGCGCCAGAGGCCATGTACAGCACCGATACCGAAACCTCCTGCGCGGCCATGAGCCAGGTAGTCGAGCGCTACGTGCGGGCTTATCCGAGCCAGTACATGTGGAGCATGAAGCGCTTCAAGAAGCGTCCACCGGGCGAAGCACGCTGGTATTGA